In Sphingobacterium sp. SYP-B4668, the sequence TTCATATATAAACGGTACAATGTAAAGATCGGTATTAAATTGGGCAACCAATATGCTTGATGCATGAAGTTGGGTATTACTGACAGCTGGGATGTATATTTGTTCTTGGGAGGAAATTACCTCAAAAGGTAACCCACTCTTGTTGTCAATAAATTTGGGTAGTTGGTCTATATCTGTACCATACGAGCCTGCCAATTTGTAGGAGTCACTTTCTGAAGATTTAAAGTAAATAGTCCCTACTGTCGCATGGATACTCTTGCATATACACGAAAGTGCCTGTTTGGCCAGTTGACTTTCTGTAAAATCGCCTCTTACTACAGTGTCTAACTGTGACAGTTGCTGGAGTACCCAGTTCGAATCCTCAATCTGATTCCCGAGCATTTTCAATTGGTCGTAACTTTGTTGCTCGTTTTTCAATGTTTTACGCAATACTATGAAGACCTGGTTGATCCTTACGAATAGAAAGATCATGATCGCCAACCCAAGTATAACTAACGCATAGGTAACTAATCTACTTATTTTGAGATGTTCATTGTTTTCATCAATGAATTTTGCCCGGCTATCTACAACGGAGTTAATCGTACTCGTGAGGTGTTTCTGAATCTGATCGTAGTCTTGTATGATGCTGTGAATAAGTTCTTTTTCATTTGTTTGTGCATCTTTTTTTAACTGTCGATTATCTAGAAATGCTTCTACCTCTGACTTAAAGGTAGTTTCCATAACTCGGTTTGGAGTGTAGTAGGCTGTGGCCTTGAAGAGGTCAACCAAATCTTCTTTAATAATAGTTTGCTTGCTTTGGATAATATCCAACATACGCGGATCCTGGGTACTCGCGTATAGCAGTTTGTTATTATTGACGATACCTAAATTAATTTCCAGATCGTTGATCGTGTTGAATTTTTGTTCCGACAGTCCCATGACTTCATCATTAAATCGGACACTTTTGTCGAATGAAATGAAAAAGAAGACCACCGCAAACAGAATGATCAAAAAAGAGATAACAATTCCTATTGTTACTTGTGTCTTAAAATTAATTTTATTCATCTTTAAAAAGTAAGATTAAATAAGTATTTGCCTCTTCACACATTGCGAAATGGATAAAGGCATATGTTGTCTCCTTGGGATTTGCTCAGTTCAGACCATTCAGTTTCTGTATATACAGTCCCTTAGGGTGGTCGAGCATAGTCCCCATTAATAAATGAATTTCATAGTAGTTAGTTTTGAGGATTAGACTCCTCGCCACTTTATTAAAGCCTTGTTACTTTCGTCTCCGGAAGATTCCTAATGGGCTTCAAATGCAATACCAAAGATAGTTTTTCCTTTTCTAAATGTTTTATTACACGAAAATTATATTTAAGATTTTATGGAATGAATTGGGAGGAGGGCCGTGGATGTAGCTCTGTGTAAGAAGAGCTCTTTGATTATCAATTGCGTAGAAGTGGAGATGCTGATGTTTTGAGGATGACGGACTTGTTTTTTGACTCGTTATTTATTTTATAGTGTAATACATGGGCCACTGACTTTTTTGAGAAATCCAGTTTCGGTCGGTCACTAATCTGAAAAATATAACCGGAGGTATCACAAAAAAACTCTGGTCTGCTTTGATTCAATCTATCAATTTTATTCACAATTGAATAAATTATGGTATATTTATGAAGTTTGAACTGTTGATTGTTAATTTGACTTATGAATCCTGAAATTTCGCTTGTATTATTTATTATCGGAGGCCTCATTGCCTTCTTCTTTCTTTTGTATCTATTGCCCGTTAATCTTTGGTTTACGGCACAGCTCTCTAATGTTAAGATTAGTCTATTGAATCTAGTTTTGATGCGATTGAGAAAGGTTCCACCCTCATTGGTGACAAATGCCATGATTATTTCTACTAAAGCGGGCCTGAATATTACCTCCAACGAAATAGAAACCCATTATCTTGCAGGCGGAAATGTGAACAAGGTCATAAAAGCCCTCATCTCTGCTGATAAAGCTAATATTCCTCTGGATTTTAAATTGGCAACTGCTATTGATTTAGCAGGAAGGGACGTGTTCGACGCCGTCCAATTGTCGGTGAATCCACAGGTTATTAACACCCCTCCAGTGGCGGCAGTCGCAAAAGACGGTATACAATTGATTGCCAAAGCGCGTGTTACCGTACGTGCTAACATCAATCAATTGGTTGGTGGCGCCGGAGAGGAAACTATTTTGGCTAGGGTGGGTGAAGGGATTGTCACCACGATAGGATCTTCTGTCAATCACAAAGAGGTGCTCGAAAATCCCGATCGGATTTCCAAGACGGTATTATCAAAAGGTTTGGACTCTGGTACGGCATTCGAAATCTTGTCTATTGATATTGCAGATATCGATATCGGTGAGAATATTGGTGCAAAATTACAAATTGATCAAGCCGAGGCCGATCTTAAAGTGGCCAATGCACGTGCGGAAGAGCGCCGAGCTATGGCAGTAGCTAATGAGCAAGAGATGCGTGCAAAAGCGCAAGAAGCTAGGGCTAAAGTAATAGATGCCGAAGCACAAGTACCACTTGCTATGGCAGAAGCATTCCGAAGTGGTAACCTTGGTGTTATGGATTATTATAAGATACAAAATATACAGGCCGATTCCGAAATGCGTTCCTCAATTGCCAAGCCAAACGCTGGAGATAAGGGGACGAACAAATAGTCTTTTCGATTGTAATAGAAATATTATAAAAATAGTCAACCGATTGTGTATTGCACAATCGGTTTTTTTATGTTCAGTTGATTGCCTCTAGTTACCATGTTCAGTTCGAATCCGCTATATTTAGCCAAACTTTAATTTTTGGATGGAAATATTACCCATCATAAGGTATTCCTATCCGTAGTAATTTGGAGTTTATCCTTAAAACCAAACAATATTCCAATGAAAAAAATGTTTTTGTTTTTCCTCCTCTTTCCTATTCTTACACAAGCACAGCAAATCGTAGAACAAGGAGCCACCACCTTCTTCTTGCCAATTGGCGGAAATACTTGGCAGTACCCAGCAGCCACGAATACCCAGAATCTATTAAAAGGAGATGAAATCAAAGGATGGAATGATCCACAAATTAGTTTTAAATCATTTGTCAGATTTGGACGAACTGGACAAGTTAATCTGAAAATAGTAATATCGGCGATAAACGATGGCGGAAAATATACCGTTAAGATTGGCGAACAAAAGAAGGCAATTGTACTGTCCAATGAAAAAGTAGTTGACTTAGGAGAGTGGAGTGTAAAAGATACCGGGTACTATGCGATTGAATTGGTCGCAGAAGGAGTAAAGCGTCATTTTGCAGATATTAAAGGTTACCAAGTAGAAGGTAATCCTCTTTTGATAGCTTCTGCCAATTTTGTGCCGAACAATGAAGGTAATTTTTTTTACTGGGGCAGGAGAGGGCCATCGGTACATATGGGATACATACAGCCTCAGGATAAAGAAATTGAATATTACTATAATGAAGTGACAGTTGGTAAAGGTAATGACGTAGAAGGCTCATACTACATGGCGAATGGTTTCTCCGGCGGATATTTTGGTATGCAGGTGAATAGCAAAACAGAACGAAGAATACTTTTTTCAGTATGGAGTCCCTTTACCACAGATGACCCAAATGCAATCCCCGATGATCATAAGATTATTCTAAAGGCTAAAGGGGAGGGAGTACATACGGGTGAGTTTGGGAATGAAGGGTCGGGTGGTCAAAGTTTTTTGCGATATAACTGGATTACCGGCAATACCTATAAATTTTTGCTGAAAGGAAGACCCGTTGCAGATGACTACACCGAGTATACGGCATGGTTTTACGCCCCAGAGAAAGGAAAATGGCAACTCATTGCACAGTTTGAGAGGCCCAAAACGCATTCGTATTTAAAAGGATTCCATTCCTTTTTAGAAAATTTTGATCCTACCAAAGGAATTTACCAACGTCAGGTGACGTTCGGGAATCAATGGGTGCGAGATGCACAAGGCAATTGGATTGAATGTACAAAAGGTAAATTTACGGCCGATCAGACAGCCCGAAAAGGATACCGACTGGATTATGCCGGTGGTGTGAAAGGTGATTCTTTTTTCCTCAGAAACTGTGGTTTTTTTGCAGATAAAACAGTAGTAGATTCTCGTTTCGAACGGAAGTCTATTGGAAAGATTCCAGAGATTGATTTTAATAATTTGCCTTTGAAATAAGCAATTGATATAACAAAGTGTAAGGCAGCCATCGGCTGCTTTTTTTTTCGAATTCCCGATTAGTTGTTGTAAACAGTTTAAACTGATTGATATTTTTATATTTTACTTTATCCCTTTTTTATGGTACCGTTAGAAAAAACAAAACCCTGACGATGGGCGCCAGGGTTCGTTACTAACCAATTATAAACCTAAATTATGAAAAGACATTTTAAAATTAGCCGTCACTACAACGACTAGATAACCTTTAATTATCTTCTACAAAGATACAATCTAATCGGGTCTCGTTCCAAATGATTTGAGTAAAAAGTTGCGATAACAACTATTTCATGACATTAATTTGATGAAGCATATATCATCCATATTTTTATACCGAATACTTTCATTCTTCACCGAAGTTTCCTTGGTTCTGATTTAGTAATTATTCATTCAGTAAATGATGGAAATAGATATAAGTTTAATAGCAACAGCATTATAAAAAGAAAACTATTACTTGTTAAAAGATACAAGTTTATCTAAGTTTGAATACATTAAAAGATCGATGTATGGTTTTACAGGAATTTGCAAAAATAAAAGCAATCGTAATGGATGTAGATGGGGTGCTGACCGACGGAACTGTCCAAGTGGATGAGCATGGAGAGCAGCTGCGTACGTTTAACGTTAAAGACGGTTATGCCATGCATTTGGCCATTTCGAAGGGGCTACCTATCGTTGTGATTTCAGGAGGAAAGAACGCAGGCGTACAACGACGATTGGAGGGGTTAGGTATACAGGAGATTCATCTTGGCGTTGCTGACAAACTAACCTTGCTGGGAGATATATTGCACCGTTTCAAAATTG encodes:
- the floA gene encoding flotillin-like protein FloA (flotillin-like protein involved in membrane lipid rafts), yielding MNPEISLVLFIIGGLIAFFFLLYLLPVNLWFTAQLSNVKISLLNLVLMRLRKVPPSLVTNAMIISTKAGLNITSNEIETHYLAGGNVNKVIKALISADKANIPLDFKLATAIDLAGRDVFDAVQLSVNPQVINTPPVAAVAKDGIQLIAKARVTVRANINQLVGGAGEETILARVGEGIVTTIGSSVNHKEVLENPDRISKTVLSKGLDSGTAFEILSIDIADIDIGENIGAKLQIDQAEADLKVANARAEERRAMAVANEQEMRAKAQEARAKVIDAEAQVPLAMAEAFRSGNLGVMDYYKIQNIQADSEMRSSIAKPNAGDKGTNK
- a CDS encoding DUF3472 domain-containing protein; translation: MKKMFLFFLLFPILTQAQQIVEQGATTFFLPIGGNTWQYPAATNTQNLLKGDEIKGWNDPQISFKSFVRFGRTGQVNLKIVISAINDGGKYTVKIGEQKKAIVLSNEKVVDLGEWSVKDTGYYAIELVAEGVKRHFADIKGYQVEGNPLLIASANFVPNNEGNFFYWGRRGPSVHMGYIQPQDKEIEYYYNEVTVGKGNDVEGSYYMANGFSGGYFGMQVNSKTERRILFSVWSPFTTDDPNAIPDDHKIILKAKGEGVHTGEFGNEGSGGQSFLRYNWITGNTYKFLLKGRPVADDYTEYTAWFYAPEKGKWQLIAQFERPKTHSYLKGFHSFLENFDPTKGIYQRQVTFGNQWVRDAQGNWIECTKGKFTADQTARKGYRLDYAGGVKGDSFFLRNCGFFADKTVVDSRFERKSIGKIPEIDFNNLPLK
- a CDS encoding KdsC family phosphatase, with the translated sequence MVLQEFAKIKAIVMDVDGVLTDGTVQVDEHGEQLRTFNVKDGYAMHLAISKGLPIVVISGGKNAGVQRRLEGLGIQEIHLGVADKLTLLGDILHRFKIELEDVMFIGDDMPDYHCMKAVGIAACPADAVEEIRQISHYVSGKSGGKGVVRELIEKTLKLQNKWFDDNNVKSI